A window of the Eleutherodactylus coqui strain aEleCoq1 chromosome 8, aEleCoq1.hap1, whole genome shotgun sequence genome harbors these coding sequences:
- the LOC136576651 gene encoding hemoglobin subunit alpha-3-like, whose translation MPLSASERAHVQSIWGKIAPQVNELGGEALERMFLSFPQTKTYFPHLDLSHGSADLKNHGGKVLKALGNAASHLDDLHGNLSSLSDLHAYNLRVDPGNFRLLSHIIQVVLACHFPNDFTAEVHAALDKFICEVAAILTSKYR comes from the exons ATGCCTCTGTCTGCAAGTGAGAGGGCTCATGTCCAAAGCATTTGGGGCAAGATTGCTCCTCAAGTCAATGAACTGGGTGGTGAAGCTTTGGAAAG GATGTTTTTGAGCTTCCCTCAGACCAAGACCTACTTTCCCCACTTGGACTTGTCCCATGGATCTGCTGACCTCAAGAATCATGGTGGCAAGGTCTTGAAAGCTCTAGGAAATGCAGCCAGTCATCTGGATGACCTTCATGGTAACCTGTCCAGCCTAAGTGACCTCCATGCCTACAACCTAAGAGTGGACCCTGGAAACTTTAGG CTGCTGTCTCACATCATCCAGGTTGTCTTGGCTTGTCATTTCCCCAATGACTTCACTGCTGAAGTCCATGCTGCATTGGACAAATTCATTTGTGAAGTCGCCGCCATTCTGACCTCCAAGTACAGATAA